In Nonomuraea muscovyensis, one genomic interval encodes:
- a CDS encoding response regulator — protein MIRVLIADDHPVVRQGLRTFLDLQDDITVVGEAGDGAEAVELVGELAPDVLLLDLKMPVLDGLGTLEMLSGTATRVVVLTSVSEPSDVGPAMRAGASGFLYKDVDPPALVQAVRAVYGGQVLLAPEAAEAMLAGGGGGGAPAPVPLTEREREVLTLIAAGRSNREIARSLVVAEKTVKTHVSNVLMKLGVQDRTQAALYAVRHGLA, from the coding sequence ATCCGGTGGTGCGGCAGGGGCTGCGTACGTTCCTCGACCTGCAGGACGACATCACGGTCGTGGGGGAGGCGGGTGACGGGGCCGAAGCGGTCGAGCTGGTCGGCGAGCTGGCGCCCGACGTGCTGCTGCTCGACCTGAAGATGCCGGTGCTGGACGGGCTCGGAACTCTGGAGATGCTGTCGGGCACCGCGACCCGGGTGGTCGTGCTCACGTCGGTGAGCGAACCGTCGGACGTGGGGCCGGCGATGCGGGCCGGGGCCTCGGGGTTCCTCTACAAGGACGTGGACCCGCCCGCGCTGGTGCAGGCCGTACGGGCCGTGTACGGCGGGCAGGTGCTGCTCGCGCCGGAGGCGGCCGAGGCGATGCTGGCCGGTGGCGGAGGCGGCGGGGCGCCCGCGCCGGTGCCGCTGACCGAGCGCGAGCGGGAGGTGCTCACGCTCATCGCGGCCGGGCGGTCGAACCGCGAGATCGCCAGGAGCCTGGTCGTCGCGGAGAAGACGGTCAAGACGCACGTCTCCAACGTGCTGATGAAGCTCGGTGTCCAGGACCGCACCCAGGCCGCCCTGTACGCGGTGCGGCACGGCCTGGCCTGA
- a CDS encoding ABC transporter ATP-binding protein, producing the protein MGGQVLRLQDVVVRRDGAALLRGIDWEVNADERWVVVGPNGAGKTTLLQVASTLLHPSEGVVEVLGERLGQTDVFDLRPRIGLASAALAERIPPEEKVIDLVLTASYGIMGRWTEEYDSNDVTRAVELIDMLGAAHLIRRRFGTLSEGERKRVQIARALMPDPEVLLLDEPAAGLDLGGREDLVRRLTVLAQDFRSPTLVLVTHHVEEVPSAFTHGLLLRNGSVVAQGPLDQVMTADNLSRTFGLPLSLDRSAEGRWYARAL; encoded by the coding sequence ATGGGTGGTCAGGTGCTGCGGCTCCAGGACGTGGTCGTCAGGCGCGACGGAGCGGCCCTGCTGCGCGGCATCGACTGGGAGGTCAACGCGGACGAGCGTTGGGTCGTGGTCGGGCCCAACGGCGCGGGCAAGACGACGTTGCTGCAGGTGGCGAGCACGCTGCTCCATCCCAGCGAGGGCGTCGTCGAGGTCCTCGGCGAGCGCCTGGGCCAGACCGACGTGTTCGACCTGCGACCGCGCATCGGGCTGGCGAGCGCGGCGCTGGCCGAGCGCATCCCGCCCGAGGAGAAGGTCATCGACCTCGTGCTCACCGCGTCCTACGGCATCATGGGCCGCTGGACGGAGGAGTACGACTCCAACGACGTCACCCGGGCCGTCGAGCTGATCGACATGCTCGGCGCCGCCCACCTGATCCGGCGGCGGTTCGGCACCCTGTCGGAGGGGGAGCGCAAGCGGGTGCAGATCGCCCGTGCCCTCATGCCCGACCCCGAGGTGCTGCTGCTCGACGAGCCGGCCGCGGGGCTCGACCTGGGCGGCCGCGAGGACCTGGTGCGCCGCCTGACGGTGCTGGCCCAGGACTTCCGGTCGCCGACGCTGGTGCTGGTCACGCACCACGTGGAGGAGGTGCCGAGCGCGTTCACGCACGGGCTGCTGCTGCGCAACGGCTCGGTGGTGGCGCAGGGGCCGCTGGACCAGGTGATGACGGCCGACAACCTGTCGCGGACGTTCGGGTTGCCGCTCTCGCTCGACCGCAGCGCCGAGGGCCGCTGGTACGCCCGCGCCCTGTGA
- a CDS encoding sulfite exporter TauE/SafE family protein, giving the protein MTIWEVLAVCAAGVAAGAINAVVGSGSLITFPTLVAVGVDPVVANVSNNIGLVPGSFTGAYGYREELKGQRDRLVRLGVASCLGSAIGGVLLLSLDPGVFQVVVPVLIAVACVLVVVQPRLSARLAAGRPHADSHGGVALWLGVFGAGIYGGYFGAAQGVLLIGLLGSFLSEHLQRVNAAKNVLSLIVNFTAAVIFTVVAEVDWWAVLAVALGAMAGGFVGAKVGRRIPAPVLRGVIVAVGIIAIVKLVYG; this is encoded by the coding sequence GTGACGATCTGGGAAGTACTGGCCGTGTGCGCGGCGGGGGTCGCGGCCGGGGCCATCAACGCGGTCGTCGGCTCCGGTTCGCTGATCACCTTTCCGACCCTCGTCGCGGTGGGCGTCGACCCGGTCGTGGCGAACGTGTCCAACAACATCGGCCTGGTCCCCGGGTCGTTCACGGGTGCCTACGGCTACCGCGAGGAGCTGAAGGGTCAGCGTGACCGGCTGGTCCGCCTGGGCGTGGCCTCGTGCCTGGGTTCGGCCATCGGCGGCGTCCTGCTGCTCTCCCTGGACCCGGGTGTCTTCCAGGTCGTGGTGCCGGTGCTGATCGCCGTGGCCTGCGTGCTGGTGGTGGTGCAGCCGCGGCTGAGCGCCCGGCTGGCGGCCGGGCGCCCGCACGCGGACTCGCACGGCGGGGTGGCGCTCTGGCTGGGCGTGTTCGGCGCCGGCATCTACGGCGGCTACTTCGGCGCCGCCCAGGGCGTGCTGCTCATCGGGCTGCTCGGCAGCTTCCTCAGCGAGCACCTCCAGCGGGTGAACGCCGCCAAGAACGTGCTGTCGCTCATCGTCAACTTCACCGCCGCCGTCATATTCACGGTGGTGGCCGAGGTCGACTGGTGGGCGGTGCTGGCGGTGGCGCTGGGGGCGATGGCGGGCGGGTTCGTGGGGGCGAAGGTGGGCCGGCGCATCCCGGCGCCCGTCCTGCGTGGCGTGATCGTTGCCGTGGGGATCATAGCGATTGTCAAACTGGTGTACGGATAA
- a CDS encoding NAD(P)H-binding protein, translated as MGEFLVTGPTGDVGRHVVTQLTEAGLAVRALVRDPSRARLPEGVEVTGGDLTAPETLEAALRGVETVLLAWPFPTWPGPPRQDPPWPDSAAATAGPVVAAVARHARRIIYLSGDHAVHRETERHIRGAGVPWTFLRPTGYAADTLGWAGQVRRGVVRLPYGTAARSPVHERDVAAVAVHVLTSAGHGGAAYTISGPEAVTRADQARIIGEVVGREVRWEEPPPAAAREELLAAWGDPEAVDDALAAWASFAGTPERVTDTVQRLLGRRALTFRQWAGDHVADFR; from the coding sequence ATGGGCGAGTTTCTCGTGACCGGACCGACCGGTGACGTGGGCAGGCACGTCGTCACCCAGCTGACCGAGGCGGGTCTCGCGGTCCGCGCGCTGGTCCGCGACCCGTCCCGGGCCCGGCTGCCGGAGGGCGTCGAGGTGACCGGCGGCGACCTGACGGCGCCGGAGACGCTGGAGGCCGCGCTGCGCGGCGTGGAGACCGTGCTCCTGGCCTGGCCGTTCCCGACCTGGCCGGGCCCGCCCCGGCAGGACCCGCCCTGGCCGGACTCCGCCGCGGCGACCGCCGGCCCGGTGGTCGCGGCCGTCGCCAGGCACGCCCGCCGGATCATCTACCTGTCCGGCGACCACGCCGTCCACCGGGAGACCGAGCGGCACATCCGGGGGGCGGGGGTGCCGTGGACGTTCCTGCGGCCCACCGGGTACGCCGCGGACACCCTCGGCTGGGCCGGCCAGGTGCGCCGGGGCGTGGTGCGCCTGCCGTACGGGACGGCCGCGCGGTCGCCCGTCCACGAGCGCGACGTCGCGGCCGTGGCCGTGCACGTGCTCACCTCCGCCGGGCACGGCGGCGCCGCGTACACGATCAGCGGGCCGGAGGCGGTGACCCGGGCGGACCAGGCGCGGATCATCGGCGAGGTCGTCGGGCGCGAGGTGCGCTGGGAGGAGCCGCCGCCGGCGGCGGCCCGCGAGGAGTTGCTGGCGGCCTGGGGAGACCCGGAGGCCGTGGACGACGCGCTCGCGGCGTGGGCGTCGTTCGCCGGCACGCCGGAGCGCGTCACGGACACGGTGCAGCGGCTGCTGGGTAGGCGGGCGCTGACGTTCCGGCAGTGGGCGGGCGACCACGTCGCCGACTTCCGGTAG
- a CDS encoding Rieske 2Fe-2S domain-containing protein has translation MDKPILALAKAVRDTIRPGLIRDLLHGVPLGKPLHPPMANVTLGCWLSAAVLDLTRIDPRAARLLLTVGIGSALPTAAAGLTDWSSLHREQQRVGFVHLLTNVTALGLFSASLASRLAGRERVGRILSFAGVGIGGIGAYLGGHMAYRQAAGANHAPQLAHLVPLGWHDLCALADLPDGRPVARRLGYIQLFVLRRGDHVTVLADRCPHLAGPLHQGRLVVENGEACVVCPWHGSTFRLGDGSVKHGPATAPAPNFETRIRRDGIIQVRPGLDLKLT, from the coding sequence ATGGACAAGCCCATCCTGGCGCTGGCCAAGGCCGTACGCGACACCATCCGTCCGGGCCTGATACGCGACCTGCTCCACGGAGTCCCGCTGGGCAAGCCGCTGCACCCGCCGATGGCCAACGTGACCCTGGGCTGCTGGCTCTCCGCGGCCGTGCTCGACCTCACCCGGATCGACCCCCGGGCGGCACGGCTGCTGCTGACCGTCGGCATCGGCAGCGCGCTCCCCACCGCAGCCGCCGGGCTGACCGACTGGTCGTCGCTGCATCGGGAACAGCAGCGCGTCGGCTTCGTGCACCTGCTGACGAACGTCACCGCGCTCGGGCTGTTCTCCGCCTCGCTGGCCTCGCGGCTGGCCGGACGGGAGCGGGTGGGCCGCATCCTGTCGTTCGCCGGCGTCGGCATCGGCGGCATCGGCGCCTACCTGGGCGGCCACATGGCCTACCGCCAGGCGGCCGGGGCCAACCACGCCCCCCAGCTCGCCCACCTGGTGCCCCTGGGCTGGCACGACCTGTGCGCGCTCGCCGACCTGCCCGACGGCAGGCCGGTGGCGCGGCGGCTCGGCTACATCCAGCTCTTCGTGCTGCGGCGCGGCGACCACGTCACCGTGCTCGCCGACCGCTGCCCGCACCTCGCCGGCCCGCTGCACCAGGGCAGGCTCGTGGTGGAGAACGGCGAGGCCTGCGTGGTCTGCCCCTGGCACGGCAGCACGTTCCGGCTGGGCGACGGGTCGGTCAAGCACGGGCCCGCGACCGCTCCGGCGCCGAACTTCGAGACCCGCATCCGGCGTGACGGGATCATCCAGGTACGGCCGGGGCTTGACCTCAAGCTGACTTGA
- a CDS encoding HD domain-containing protein, whose amino-acid sequence MSRVTTVPEKDRLHAQISFAVEIDKLKRIIRRNLLMDGSRRENDAEHSWYVGMLAMIFAEHAPPGTDIQRVVAMLMVHDLVEIDAGDTFIYDPVAVAAQAEAEQAAADRIFALLPADQAAGLRELWNEFEARRTPEARFARALDRFAPLLANHHTEGGTWPLFKVTAEQVKRNVRLIQEGSPSLGAYALDLVELSVSRGHLSE is encoded by the coding sequence GTGTCGCGCGTGACTACCGTGCCGGAAAAGGACCGCCTCCACGCCCAGATCTCCTTCGCCGTCGAGATCGACAAGCTGAAGCGGATCATCCGCCGCAACCTCCTCATGGACGGTTCCCGGCGGGAGAACGACGCAGAGCACTCCTGGTACGTGGGCATGCTGGCGATGATCTTCGCCGAGCACGCGCCTCCCGGCACGGACATCCAGCGGGTCGTCGCCATGCTGATGGTGCACGACCTGGTCGAGATCGACGCGGGCGACACCTTCATCTACGATCCCGTCGCCGTGGCCGCGCAGGCGGAGGCCGAGCAAGCCGCGGCAGACCGCATCTTCGCCCTGCTGCCCGCCGACCAGGCGGCGGGGCTGCGGGAGCTGTGGAACGAGTTCGAGGCGCGCAGGACGCCGGAGGCGAGGTTCGCCCGCGCGCTCGACCGGTTCGCGCCGCTGCTGGCCAACCACCACACCGAGGGCGGCACCTGGCCGCTGTTCAAGGTCACGGCCGAGCAGGTCAAGCGGAACGTCCGGCTGATCCAGGAGGGCTCCCCCTCTCTCGGCGCGTACGCCCTCGACCTGGTCGAACTCTCCGTGTCGCGGGGACACCTGTCCGAGTGA
- a CDS encoding molybdopterin-dependent oxidoreductase has translation MPSTVHRTCPLCEAVCGLTLTLDDGGHVTGVRGDRDDPFSKGFICPKGASLGRLDEDPDRLRHPMIRDGERWREAGWDEAFAAVEAGFERVAQTYGRQSIGVYLGNPSAHTMAGALYAGPMIKALGTRNVFTASTADQMPKHVSCGLMFGHPMTIPVPDLDRTGYLLMLGANPLESNGSLCTAPDFPGRLRALRARGGRLVVVDPRHTRTAALADEHVFVRPGTDAYLLFGLVHTVLAEGLDRVSLQVNGLDQVREAAKHFPPDVVARRTGVPAEVIVRLARELAAAPAAAVYARIGTCTAEFGTLAQWLVDVLNVLTGNLDRPGGAMFAKPATEYGGPRRPYTVGRWTSRVRGLPETNGELPVATLADEIETPGEGQIRLLLTVAGNPVLSAPHGARLDRAFAGLDFMVSVDPYLNETTRHAHVILPPPRMLQSGHFDFALQGFAVRNYARYSRPSLPLDGRPSEAEILARLAMIASGVEGDLDAFVIGQSLAKAVQTPGSGVEGRDAAELQAALDGETGAERRLDLMLRLGPYGTWSGKGELSLRTLLDHPHGIDLGPLEPRLPEVLRTASGVVELAPALLLRDVERLRAGLEEQPPELVLIGRRHLRSNNSWLHNVAPLVGGSNTCTLQMNPADVARLGLAGEAVVRSARGELTVPLEPTDAIMPGVVSLPHGWGHAGSSQAVAAEHAGVSANVLTDETAIDVPSGNAVFNGVPVTVLPT, from the coding sequence ATGCCCTCGACCGTCCACCGCACCTGCCCCCTGTGCGAGGCCGTCTGCGGCCTGACCCTCACCCTCGACGACGGCGGGCACGTGACCGGCGTGCGGGGCGACCGGGACGACCCGTTCAGCAAGGGCTTCATCTGCCCCAAGGGCGCCAGTCTCGGCCGCCTGGACGAGGACCCCGACCGGCTGCGCCACCCGATGATCCGCGACGGCGAGCGGTGGCGCGAGGCCGGCTGGGACGAGGCGTTCGCCGCCGTCGAGGCCGGATTCGAGCGCGTCGCCCAGACGTACGGCCGCCAGTCGATCGGCGTCTACCTGGGCAACCCCAGCGCCCACACCATGGCCGGCGCCCTCTACGCCGGCCCGATGATCAAAGCGCTGGGCACCCGCAACGTCTTCACCGCCAGCACCGCCGACCAGATGCCCAAGCACGTGTCATGCGGGCTCATGTTCGGCCACCCGATGACCATCCCGGTGCCCGACCTCGACCGGACCGGCTACCTGCTCATGCTCGGCGCGAACCCGCTGGAGTCGAACGGCTCGCTGTGCACCGCGCCCGACTTCCCCGGCCGGCTCAGGGCGCTGCGGGCGCGCGGCGGCAGGCTCGTCGTGGTGGACCCGCGCCACACGCGGACGGCCGCCCTGGCTGACGAGCACGTGTTCGTCCGGCCGGGCACCGACGCTTACCTGCTGTTCGGCCTGGTGCACACGGTGCTCGCCGAGGGCCTGGACCGGGTGTCGCTCCAGGTCAACGGGCTCGACCAGGTGCGAGAGGCCGCCAAGCACTTCCCGCCGGACGTGGTGGCCCGCCGTACGGGCGTCCCGGCGGAGGTGATCGTCCGGCTGGCGAGGGAGCTCGCGGCGGCCCCGGCCGCGGCGGTCTACGCCCGGATCGGCACCTGCACGGCCGAGTTCGGCACGCTGGCGCAGTGGCTGGTCGACGTCCTGAACGTGCTGACCGGCAACCTCGACCGGCCGGGCGGCGCCATGTTCGCCAAGCCCGCCACCGAGTACGGCGGCCCGCGCCGGCCGTACACGGTGGGGCGGTGGACGAGCCGGGTGCGCGGCCTGCCCGAGACGAACGGCGAGCTGCCGGTGGCGACGCTGGCCGACGAGATCGAGACGCCGGGCGAGGGGCAGATCAGGCTGCTGCTGACCGTGGCGGGCAACCCGGTGCTGTCGGCGCCGCACGGGGCACGGCTCGACCGGGCGTTCGCGGGGCTCGACTTCATGGTCAGCGTTGACCCGTACCTGAACGAGACCACCCGGCACGCGCACGTCATCCTGCCGCCGCCGCGGATGCTGCAGTCGGGCCACTTCGACTTCGCGCTGCAGGGCTTCGCCGTGCGCAACTACGCGCGCTACTCGCGGCCGTCGCTCCCCCTGGACGGGCGGCCGTCCGAGGCGGAGATCCTGGCCCGGCTCGCCATGATCGCCTCCGGGGTGGAGGGCGACCTGGACGCGTTCGTCATCGGGCAGTCGCTGGCCAAGGCCGTCCAGACGCCCGGCTCCGGCGTCGAGGGCCGTGACGCGGCCGAGCTGCAGGCCGCGCTCGACGGGGAGACGGGTGCCGAGCGCCGGCTCGACCTGATGCTGCGGCTCGGCCCGTACGGCACATGGTCCGGCAAGGGCGAGCTGTCGCTGCGCACGCTGCTCGACCACCCGCACGGCATCGACCTCGGGCCGCTGGAGCCGCGGCTGCCCGAGGTGCTCCGTACCGCCTCGGGCGTCGTCGAGTTGGCCCCGGCGCTGCTCCTGCGGGACGTCGAGCGGCTGCGCGCCGGGCTGGAGGAGCAGCCGCCGGAGCTCGTCCTGATCGGGCGGCGCCATCTGCGCTCCAACAACAGCTGGCTGCACAACGTCGCGCCGCTGGTCGGCGGCAGCAACACCTGCACGCTGCAGATGAACCCGGCCGACGTGGCCAGGCTCGGGCTGGCCGGCGAGGCGGTGGTGCGCTCGGCCAGGGGCGAGCTGACCGTGCCCCTCGAACCGACCGACGCCATCATGCCCGGCGTGGTCTCGCTGCCCCACGGCTGGGGGCACGCGGGCAGTTCCCAGGCGGTGGCCGCCGAGCACGCCGGGGTCAGCGCCAACGTGCTCACGGACGAGACGGCGATCGACGTCCCGTCGGGCAACGCGGTGTTCAACGGGGTTCCGGTGACCGTTCTGCCCACCTAA
- a CDS encoding helix-turn-helix domain-containing protein yields the protein MPSQQGSPTVRRLRLAQELRLLRERSKLTGGKAAGELGWSASKVSRIEAAKTMPSADDIKALAELYQVDEPKLDELFGLLRDALQRGWWEDYEDSLPEEYTRFLGLEAEATFQRNWEPQVVPGLLQTEDYAREVILAPRGIVRITHSGVRSRVEARMDRQRRVLQRPDPPEMRFVLDESVLTRKFGEPSVMRAQMEHLLEMSLLSHVSVRVLTMESLHPVNTGAFIHLKFAAFDDVVYLEQLYTANFVEDLARVAGYEAAFEHIRSEALDEDESRVLIQRKAMMWRR from the coding sequence GTGCCATCGCAGCAGGGCAGCCCGACTGTCCGCCGGCTCAGACTCGCCCAGGAGCTCCGCCTCCTCCGCGAGCGCAGCAAACTCACCGGGGGCAAGGCCGCCGGTGAGCTCGGCTGGTCGGCGAGCAAGGTATCCCGCATCGAAGCGGCCAAGACCATGCCCAGTGCCGACGACATCAAGGCGCTGGCGGAGCTCTACCAGGTCGACGAGCCGAAGCTTGACGAACTTTTCGGCCTGTTGCGTGACGCGCTTCAGCGCGGATGGTGGGAGGATTACGAAGATTCTCTACCCGAGGAGTACACAAGATTCCTTGGGCTGGAGGCGGAGGCCACGTTTCAGCGCAACTGGGAACCCCAGGTGGTGCCGGGCCTTCTGCAAACCGAGGACTACGCGCGGGAGGTCATCCTGGCACCGCGCGGCATCGTCCGTATCACGCACAGCGGTGTCCGGAGCCGGGTCGAGGCTCGGATGGACCGACAGCGGCGAGTCCTGCAGCGGCCGGATCCACCCGAGATGCGCTTCGTCCTGGACGAGTCCGTGCTGACCCGGAAGTTCGGCGAGCCCTCGGTGATGCGGGCGCAGATGGAGCATCTCCTGGAGATGTCCCTGCTCTCGCACGTCAGCGTCCGCGTGCTGACGATGGAGTCGCTGCACCCGGTCAACACGGGAGCGTTCATCCATCTGAAATTCGCGGCGTTTGACGATGTTGTATACCTGGAGCAGCTTTACACGGCTAACTTCGTCGAGGATCTCGCACGAGTGGCCGGCTACGAGGCGGCCTTCGAACACATCCGGTCCGAAGCGCTCGACGAGGACGAATCGCGCGTGCTCATCCAG